CCTGTCAGAAAATTTTCAAAGAAGGGTTTGTACTTTGCCTGTGCTGATTTTCGCCCTATAGATGGTCCCGGAGACAAGCTCTATGACATAGATATCTTTATGAAAGATGAAGGTGGTAAATTGAGCGTAACGGATGTAAAAGTTCACAAAGTACCTGTATTTCAAGATGGAAGATGGATAAAAAAGGCGCTCTTTTATTATAAAGATGAAGATATAGTGGAACTGCCATGAATAAAGTGATCGTCAGTATGCTGGTCATTGTGGGACTTTCCCTTGCGGATAAACTTTACTTTCTTGATGTTTACGGTACAGACTGCGAAATGTGTCCAGTAGCTGTCAGAAAGGGACTTTTGATGTTGAAAGGAATAAAAGATATAAAGGTAAGCGACATAGATTTTGAGAAGAACATGACTAAATTCATAATACTTTCCGATAACAAGCTCACGCCAGAAGAGATACTCAAGAACGTGGAGGAAACCGGTAAGATCGTAGGTAAACCATACAGAGGAAAGATCACTGGCGTTAAAGATGTCAAATAAAGCTCCTTATTGCATCTTCAAGAGCTTCAAGAAAGGCATCGTTCTCTTCTGGAAGCCCCACGCTTACTCTCAAACAGTTTTCTAAGGTAGGTAAATGGGATACATTCCTCACAAGTACCCCTCTCCTTAAAAGTTCCTTATGAAGGGTATCTGCGTCTATATGTGACCTAAAAAGTATAAAGTTGGCGTCCGAAGGGTAGGGTTCTATGCCTTCTATTTTAGAAAGTTCAACCAAGATCCTTTCCCTTTCCCTTATTACCATGCTGACACAATTTTCCACAAGGTGGTAAAATTCGGTAAGCATCAAGCGTGCGATCACCTGAGAGGGATAGGTGATGTTAAAAGGTAGTCTCATTTTGTTTATCTCATGCGCTATATCTTCCTTTGCGACAAGAATACCTATCCTCAGCCCAGCCATACCTATCTTTGAGAGGGTTCTCAAAACCACAGTATCCTCCCTGCTACTTGCATCCTTTAGGAAGGTTTTCTTTGAGAAGTGGAAGTAAGCCTCATCAATTACAGTGAAAAGACCTTCTTGTCTTATTTTCTCTATCTTCTCCCGACTAAAGCAGTTGGCTGTAGGATTGTTGGGATATGATATGAAAGCAAGGATAGGAGAAAAACGCCGAATGGATCTTATTGAAGCCTCTAAATCTATATCCTTATCCTCACTCAACGCCACCTCCACCCTACTTCTGCCCAGTAGCCTTGCTGATATCTCATACATGGGGAAGGTTGGGATGGGATAAAAAACCCCGCGATCAAACTCACCTACAGCTATGCTTAGGTAGTATATGAGTTCATCAGAGCCGTTGCCCAAAACCAGATTTTCCTTTTTAACACCCAAGTGTTGAGCTATTATTTCCCTAAGCTCATCCGCTTTTGGGTCCGGATACCTGTTTAATGGTATCTTTGATACCTCTTCCCCTATCCGCTTACGTACATCTTCAGGCAAAAGGAGAGGAAGCTC
The genomic region above belongs to Hydrogenobacter sp. and contains:
- a CDS encoding heavy metal-associated domain-containing protein, whose product is MNKVIVSMLVIVGLSLADKLYFLDVYGTDCEMCPVAVRKGLLMLKGIKDIKVSDIDFEKNMTKFIILSDNKLTPEEILKNVEETGKIVGKPYRGKITGVKDVK
- the hisC gene encoding histidinol-phosphate transaminase; the protein is MISDRIKKLSPYKTETTRAKVRLSSNELPLLLPEDVRKRIGEEVSKIPLNRYPDPKADELREIIAQHLGVKKENLVLGNGSDELIYYLSIAVGEFDRGVFYPIPTFPMYEISARLLGRSRVEVALSEDKDIDLEASIRSIRRFSPILAFISYPNNPTANCFSREKIEKIRQEGLFTVIDEAYFHFSKKTFLKDASSREDTVVLRTLSKIGMAGLRIGILVAKEDIAHEINKMRLPFNITYPSQVIARLMLTEFYHLVENCVSMVIRERERILVELSKIEGIEPYPSDANFILFRSHIDADTLHKELLRRGVLVRNVSHLPTLENCLRVSVGLPEENDAFLEALEDAIRSFI